A stretch of Nyctibius grandis isolate bNycGra1 chromosome 24, bNycGra1.pri, whole genome shotgun sequence DNA encodes these proteins:
- the MAP7D1 gene encoding MAP7 domain-containing protein 1 isoform X1, with amino-acid sequence MERSRAGREPQPQPQPQPAQGKPPSPMGDSVPPAASPPPSPGDALQGERTPPPRDRPVPPAVTRSGQPVSHVPAAVTPSEKTVSPVPAAMTPAGQPVCPGPPAVTPPAESSTPQRDRPVPPAVTPSAQPVSPIPTAVAPLAESVPPWCDRSPPGAPQPPAMEHPKEEASPHAASQPVPVPAAPCPAEMLPRGSNPPAPAASEGAPSDAKSPPGGMAGPSKDAPPRSGRTTPAAASPAPTASPRPKQDAQKAQARHKQAKERREERAKYLAAKRVLWLEKEEKARLLREKQLEERRRRLEEQRLKAEKRRAVLEERQRQKLEKNKERYEAAIQRSAKKTWAEIRQQRWSWAGALHHGSPAHKDGASRCSVSAVNLPKHVDSIINKRLSKSSATLWNSPSRNRSLQLSPWESSIVDRLMTPTLSFLARSRSAVTLAGNGKEQVPVCPRSASASPLSPCHNHRLQHRCWERRKGTAGSPDVTPRRRTEPSPKKKEKKEKERENAKERSALSRERSLKKRQSLPAAQPRLLPAADGSPGPKNRPSSPAAPKARPASPSPALSSPHKPPLPRSAHSSPKVRARAREERGEQEGQAKAHKRKEEERGSAPPALPEPPKVPAEPAAAPPAPAAPGPVPATPPGRPPAGTTDREEAARLLAEKRRQAREQREREERERREQEERERRLQEERAQEAAEEQSRREALARQREEEQRLQEEREAQERARAEQEETERLQRQREEAEARAREEAERQRLEREKHFQREEQERLERKKRLEEIMKRTRKSDTADAKKKEGKKVVNGKVAEQEDVPGREKRVGPMPKEEELPETETPCIGTPGGPKGLAGEGLQPSSPAKEVASPASLVNGVQPGKHENGFSGTEGSQELLELSHHGSSPGTIIPFGDKEPFLKQAVVKPPQVTEVL; translated from the exons GGAAGCCGCCATCCCCGATGGGAGACAGCGTGCCCCCCGCCGCCTCGCCGCCCCCCTCGCCTGGGGACGCCCTGCAGGGAGAGCGCACCCCCCCGCCGCGGGACCGACCCGTCCCTCCAGCCGTCACCCGCTCCGGGCAGCCCGTGTCACACGTCCCTGCAGCCGTCACCCCCTCTGAAAAGACCGTCTCGCCCGTCCCTGCAGCCATGACCCCCGCCGGGCAGCCCGTCTGCCCCGGCCCCCCAGCCGTGACCCCCCCTGCCGAGAGCAGCACCCCGCAGCGGGACCGGCCCGTCCCTCCAGCCGTGACACCGTCAGCACAGCCTGTCTCCCCCATCCCTACAGCCGTGGCCCCCTTGGCGGAGAGTGTCCCCCCGTGGTGTGACAGGTCCCCCCCTggggccccccagccccctgccatggagcACCCCAAAGAAGAGGCATCTCCCCACGCTGCCAGCCAGCCGGTTCCCGTCCCCGCTGCCCCTTGCCCGGCAGAGATGCTGCCCCGTGGGAGCAATCCTCCAGCCCCAGCGGCCAGTGAAGGAGCCCCCTCCGATGCCAAGAGCCCCCCGGGTGGCATGGCCGGGCCCTCAAAGGACGCGCCGCCCCGGAGTGGCCGCACCACCCCGGCCGCAGCCTCACCAGCTCCCACCGCCAGCCCCAGGCCCAAGCAAG ATGCCCAGAAAGCCCAGGCGAGGCACAAGCAGGCGAAGGAGCGGCGTGAGGAGCGGGCCAAGTACCTGG CCGCCAAGCGGGTGCtgtggctggagaaggaggagaaggccAGGCTGCTGCgggagaagcagctggaggagcgTCGCCGGCGCCTGGAGGAGCAGCGGCTGAAGGCGGAGAAGCGCCGCGCGGTCCTGGAGGAGCGGCAGAGGCAGAAGCTGGAGAAGAACAAG GAGCGCTACGAGGCAGCGATCCAGCGGTCGGCCAAGAAGACGTGGGCAGAGATCCGGCAGCAGCGGTGGTCCTGGGCTGGGGCCCTGCACCACGGCTCCCCCGCGCACAAGGACG gtGCGAGCCGGTGCTCGGTGTCCGCTGTAAACCTCCCCAAACACGTCGACTCTATAATCAACAAGCGGCTCTCCAAATCCTCCGCAACCCTCTGGAACTCTCCCAGTAGAA acCGGAGCTTGCAGCTGAGCCCGTGGGAGAGCAGCATCGTGGACCGGCTGATGACGCCCACCCTGTCCTTCCTCGCGCGCAGCCGGAGCGCCGTGACGCTGGCGGGGAACGGCAAGGAGCAGG TGCCCGTGTGCCCCCGCTCAGCCTCCGCCAgccccctcagcccctgccACAACCACCGCCTGCAGCACCGCTGCTGGGAGAGGCGGAAGGGCACCGCGGGCAGCCCCGACGTGACGCCGCGCCGCAGGACCGAGCCCTCACCC aagaagaaggagaagaaggagaaggagcgGGAGAACGCCAAGGAGCGCAGCGCCCTGTCCCGCGAGCGCAGCCTCAAGAAGCGGCAGTCGCTGCCGGCGGCGCAGCCCCGGCTCCTGCCCGCAGCAGACGGCAG CCCCGGCCCCAAGAACCGTCCCTCGTCCCCTGCCGCCCCCAAAGCCCGTCCGGCGTCCCCCAGCCCGGCCCTCAGCTCTCCCCACAAGCCGCCCCTGCCCCGCAGCGCCCACTCCTCGCCCAAGGTGCGGGCCAGGGCCCGGGAGGagcggggggagcaggagggccAGGCGAAGGCGCacaagaggaaggaggaggagcggGGCTCGGCCCCCCCGGCCCTCCCCGAGCCCCCCAAGGTGCcggcagagccagcagcag cccccccggcccctgcagcccccggaCCCGTGCCGGCCACCCCCCCAGGCAGACCCCCGGCCGGCACCACGGACCGGGAGGAGGCTGCCCGGCTGCTGGCAGAGAAGCGGCGCCAGGCCCGTGAGCAGCGCGAGCGCGAGGAGCGGGAGCGCCGGGAGCAGGAGGAGCGGGAGAG GCGGCTGCAGGAGGAGCGGGCACAGGAGGCAGCGGAGGAGCAGAGCCGCAGGGAGGCCCTGGCACGCCAGCGGGAGGAGGAACAGCGGCTGCAGGAGGAGCGGGAGGCCCAGGAGAGAGCacgggcagagcaggaggagacggAGCGGCTGCAGAGACAG agggaagaggCCGAGGCAAGGGCGCGTGAAGAGGCTGAGCGGCAGCGCCTGGAGCGCGAGAAGCACTTCCAGCGTGAGGAGCAGGAGCGGCTGGAGAGGAAGAAG CGCCTGGAGGAGATCATGAAGAGGACACGCAAGTCGGACACAGCTGATGCCAAG aaGAAGGAGGGCAAGAAGGTGGTGAATGGGAAAGTGGCCGAGCAGGAGGATGTCCCAG GCCGTGAGAAGCGTGTGGGGCCGATGCCGAAGGAGGAGGAACTCCCCGAGACAGAGACACCATGCATAGGGACTCCGGGGGGGCCGAAGGGCCTGGCAGGCGAGGGGCTGCAGCCAAG CTCCCCGGCCAAGGAGGTGGCGTCCCCGGCGTCCCTGGTGAACGGCGTGCAGCCCGGCAAGCATGAGAACGGCTTCTCGGGCACAGAGGGGtcgcaggagctgctggagctctCCCACCATGGCAGCAGCCCCGGCACCATCATCCCTTTTGGTGACAAGGAGCCCTTCCTCAAGCAGGCTGTGGTCAAGCCCCCCCAGGTGACAG AGGTGCTGTGA
- the MAP7D1 gene encoding MAP7 domain-containing protein 1 isoform X3 has protein sequence MERSRAGREPQPQPQPQPAQGKPPSPMGDSVPPAASPPPSPGDALQGERTPPPRDRPVPPAVTRSGQPVSHVPAAVTPSEKTVSPVPAAMTPAGQPVCPGPPAVTPPAESSTPQRDRPVPPAVTPSAQPVSPIPTAVAPLAESVPPWCDRSPPGAPQPPAMEHPKEEASPHAASQPVPVPAAPCPAEMLPRGSNPPAPAASEGAPSDAKSPPGGMAGPSKDAPPRSGRTTPAAASPAPTASPRPKQDAQKAQARHKQAKERREERAKYLAAKRVLWLEKEEKARLLREKQLEERRRRLEEQRLKAEKRRAVLEERQRQKLEKNKERYEAAIQRSAKKTWAEIRQQRWSWAGALHHGSPAHKDDRSLQLSPWESSIVDRLMTPTLSFLARSRSAVTLAGNGKEQVPVCPRSASASPLSPCHNHRLQHRCWERRKGTAGSPDVTPRRRTEPSPKKKEKKEKERENAKERSALSRERSLKKRQSLPAAQPRLLPAADGSPGPKNRPSSPAAPKARPASPSPALSSPHKPPLPRSAHSSPKVRARAREERGEQEGQAKAHKRKEEERGSAPPALPEPPKVPAEPAAAPPAPAAPGPVPATPPGRPPAGTTDREEAARLLAEKRRQAREQREREERERREQEERERRLQEERAQEAAEEQSRREALARQREEEQRLQEEREAQERARAEQEETERLQRQREEAEARAREEAERQRLEREKHFQREEQERLERKKRLEEIMKRTRKSDTADAKKKEGKKVVNGKVAEQEDVPGREKRVGPMPKEEELPETETPCIGTPGGPKGLAGEGLQPSSPAKEVASPASLVNGVQPGKHENGFSGTEGSQELLELSHHGSSPGTIIPFGDKEPFLKQAVVKPPQVTEVL, from the exons GGAAGCCGCCATCCCCGATGGGAGACAGCGTGCCCCCCGCCGCCTCGCCGCCCCCCTCGCCTGGGGACGCCCTGCAGGGAGAGCGCACCCCCCCGCCGCGGGACCGACCCGTCCCTCCAGCCGTCACCCGCTCCGGGCAGCCCGTGTCACACGTCCCTGCAGCCGTCACCCCCTCTGAAAAGACCGTCTCGCCCGTCCCTGCAGCCATGACCCCCGCCGGGCAGCCCGTCTGCCCCGGCCCCCCAGCCGTGACCCCCCCTGCCGAGAGCAGCACCCCGCAGCGGGACCGGCCCGTCCCTCCAGCCGTGACACCGTCAGCACAGCCTGTCTCCCCCATCCCTACAGCCGTGGCCCCCTTGGCGGAGAGTGTCCCCCCGTGGTGTGACAGGTCCCCCCCTggggccccccagccccctgccatggagcACCCCAAAGAAGAGGCATCTCCCCACGCTGCCAGCCAGCCGGTTCCCGTCCCCGCTGCCCCTTGCCCGGCAGAGATGCTGCCCCGTGGGAGCAATCCTCCAGCCCCAGCGGCCAGTGAAGGAGCCCCCTCCGATGCCAAGAGCCCCCCGGGTGGCATGGCCGGGCCCTCAAAGGACGCGCCGCCCCGGAGTGGCCGCACCACCCCGGCCGCAGCCTCACCAGCTCCCACCGCCAGCCCCAGGCCCAAGCAAG ATGCCCAGAAAGCCCAGGCGAGGCACAAGCAGGCGAAGGAGCGGCGTGAGGAGCGGGCCAAGTACCTGG CCGCCAAGCGGGTGCtgtggctggagaaggaggagaaggccAGGCTGCTGCgggagaagcagctggaggagcgTCGCCGGCGCCTGGAGGAGCAGCGGCTGAAGGCGGAGAAGCGCCGCGCGGTCCTGGAGGAGCGGCAGAGGCAGAAGCTGGAGAAGAACAAG GAGCGCTACGAGGCAGCGATCCAGCGGTCGGCCAAGAAGACGTGGGCAGAGATCCGGCAGCAGCGGTGGTCCTGGGCTGGGGCCCTGCACCACGGCTCCCCCGCGCACAAGGACG acCGGAGCTTGCAGCTGAGCCCGTGGGAGAGCAGCATCGTGGACCGGCTGATGACGCCCACCCTGTCCTTCCTCGCGCGCAGCCGGAGCGCCGTGACGCTGGCGGGGAACGGCAAGGAGCAGG TGCCCGTGTGCCCCCGCTCAGCCTCCGCCAgccccctcagcccctgccACAACCACCGCCTGCAGCACCGCTGCTGGGAGAGGCGGAAGGGCACCGCGGGCAGCCCCGACGTGACGCCGCGCCGCAGGACCGAGCCCTCACCC aagaagaaggagaagaaggagaaggagcgGGAGAACGCCAAGGAGCGCAGCGCCCTGTCCCGCGAGCGCAGCCTCAAGAAGCGGCAGTCGCTGCCGGCGGCGCAGCCCCGGCTCCTGCCCGCAGCAGACGGCAG CCCCGGCCCCAAGAACCGTCCCTCGTCCCCTGCCGCCCCCAAAGCCCGTCCGGCGTCCCCCAGCCCGGCCCTCAGCTCTCCCCACAAGCCGCCCCTGCCCCGCAGCGCCCACTCCTCGCCCAAGGTGCGGGCCAGGGCCCGGGAGGagcggggggagcaggagggccAGGCGAAGGCGCacaagaggaaggaggaggagcggGGCTCGGCCCCCCCGGCCCTCCCCGAGCCCCCCAAGGTGCcggcagagccagcagcag cccccccggcccctgcagcccccggaCCCGTGCCGGCCACCCCCCCAGGCAGACCCCCGGCCGGCACCACGGACCGGGAGGAGGCTGCCCGGCTGCTGGCAGAGAAGCGGCGCCAGGCCCGTGAGCAGCGCGAGCGCGAGGAGCGGGAGCGCCGGGAGCAGGAGGAGCGGGAGAG GCGGCTGCAGGAGGAGCGGGCACAGGAGGCAGCGGAGGAGCAGAGCCGCAGGGAGGCCCTGGCACGCCAGCGGGAGGAGGAACAGCGGCTGCAGGAGGAGCGGGAGGCCCAGGAGAGAGCacgggcagagcaggaggagacggAGCGGCTGCAGAGACAG agggaagaggCCGAGGCAAGGGCGCGTGAAGAGGCTGAGCGGCAGCGCCTGGAGCGCGAGAAGCACTTCCAGCGTGAGGAGCAGGAGCGGCTGGAGAGGAAGAAG CGCCTGGAGGAGATCATGAAGAGGACACGCAAGTCGGACACAGCTGATGCCAAG aaGAAGGAGGGCAAGAAGGTGGTGAATGGGAAAGTGGCCGAGCAGGAGGATGTCCCAG GCCGTGAGAAGCGTGTGGGGCCGATGCCGAAGGAGGAGGAACTCCCCGAGACAGAGACACCATGCATAGGGACTCCGGGGGGGCCGAAGGGCCTGGCAGGCGAGGGGCTGCAGCCAAG CTCCCCGGCCAAGGAGGTGGCGTCCCCGGCGTCCCTGGTGAACGGCGTGCAGCCCGGCAAGCATGAGAACGGCTTCTCGGGCACAGAGGGGtcgcaggagctgctggagctctCCCACCATGGCAGCAGCCCCGGCACCATCATCCCTTTTGGTGACAAGGAGCCCTTCCTCAAGCAGGCTGTGGTCAAGCCCCCCCAGGTGACAG AGGTGCTGTGA
- the MAP7D1 gene encoding MAP7 domain-containing protein 1 isoform X2, with protein sequence MGDSVPPAASPPPSPGDALQGERTPPPRDRPVPPAVTRSGQPVSHVPAAVTPSEKTVSPVPAAMTPAGQPVCPGPPAVTPPAESSTPQRDRPVPPAVTPSAQPVSPIPTAVAPLAESVPPWCDRSPPGAPQPPAMEHPKEEASPHAASQPVPVPAAPCPAEMLPRGSNPPAPAASEGAPSDAKSPPGGMAGPSKDAPPRSGRTTPAAASPAPTASPRPKQDAQKAQARHKQAKERREERAKYLAAKRVLWLEKEEKARLLREKQLEERRRRLEEQRLKAEKRRAVLEERQRQKLEKNKERYEAAIQRSAKKTWAEIRQQRWSWAGALHHGSPAHKDGASRCSVSAVNLPKHVDSIINKRLSKSSATLWNSPSRNRSLQLSPWESSIVDRLMTPTLSFLARSRSAVTLAGNGKEQVPVCPRSASASPLSPCHNHRLQHRCWERRKGTAGSPDVTPRRRTEPSPKKKEKKEKERENAKERSALSRERSLKKRQSLPAAQPRLLPAADGSPGPKNRPSSPAAPKARPASPSPALSSPHKPPLPRSAHSSPKVRARAREERGEQEGQAKAHKRKEEERGSAPPALPEPPKVPAEPAAAPPAPAAPGPVPATPPGRPPAGTTDREEAARLLAEKRRQAREQREREERERREQEERERRLQEERAQEAAEEQSRREALARQREEEQRLQEEREAQERARAEQEETERLQRQREEAEARAREEAERQRLEREKHFQREEQERLERKKRLEEIMKRTRKSDTADAKKKEGKKVVNGKVAEQEDVPGREKRVGPMPKEEELPETETPCIGTPGGPKGLAGEGLQPSSPAKEVASPASLVNGVQPGKHENGFSGTEGSQELLELSHHGSSPGTIIPFGDKEPFLKQAVVKPPQVTEVL encoded by the exons ATGGGAGACAGCGTGCCCCCCGCCGCCTCGCCGCCCCCCTCGCCTGGGGACGCCCTGCAGGGAGAGCGCACCCCCCCGCCGCGGGACCGACCCGTCCCTCCAGCCGTCACCCGCTCCGGGCAGCCCGTGTCACACGTCCCTGCAGCCGTCACCCCCTCTGAAAAGACCGTCTCGCCCGTCCCTGCAGCCATGACCCCCGCCGGGCAGCCCGTCTGCCCCGGCCCCCCAGCCGTGACCCCCCCTGCCGAGAGCAGCACCCCGCAGCGGGACCGGCCCGTCCCTCCAGCCGTGACACCGTCAGCACAGCCTGTCTCCCCCATCCCTACAGCCGTGGCCCCCTTGGCGGAGAGTGTCCCCCCGTGGTGTGACAGGTCCCCCCCTggggccccccagccccctgccatggagcACCCCAAAGAAGAGGCATCTCCCCACGCTGCCAGCCAGCCGGTTCCCGTCCCCGCTGCCCCTTGCCCGGCAGAGATGCTGCCCCGTGGGAGCAATCCTCCAGCCCCAGCGGCCAGTGAAGGAGCCCCCTCCGATGCCAAGAGCCCCCCGGGTGGCATGGCCGGGCCCTCAAAGGACGCGCCGCCCCGGAGTGGCCGCACCACCCCGGCCGCAGCCTCACCAGCTCCCACCGCCAGCCCCAGGCCCAAGCAAG ATGCCCAGAAAGCCCAGGCGAGGCACAAGCAGGCGAAGGAGCGGCGTGAGGAGCGGGCCAAGTACCTGG CCGCCAAGCGGGTGCtgtggctggagaaggaggagaaggccAGGCTGCTGCgggagaagcagctggaggagcgTCGCCGGCGCCTGGAGGAGCAGCGGCTGAAGGCGGAGAAGCGCCGCGCGGTCCTGGAGGAGCGGCAGAGGCAGAAGCTGGAGAAGAACAAG GAGCGCTACGAGGCAGCGATCCAGCGGTCGGCCAAGAAGACGTGGGCAGAGATCCGGCAGCAGCGGTGGTCCTGGGCTGGGGCCCTGCACCACGGCTCCCCCGCGCACAAGGACG gtGCGAGCCGGTGCTCGGTGTCCGCTGTAAACCTCCCCAAACACGTCGACTCTATAATCAACAAGCGGCTCTCCAAATCCTCCGCAACCCTCTGGAACTCTCCCAGTAGAA acCGGAGCTTGCAGCTGAGCCCGTGGGAGAGCAGCATCGTGGACCGGCTGATGACGCCCACCCTGTCCTTCCTCGCGCGCAGCCGGAGCGCCGTGACGCTGGCGGGGAACGGCAAGGAGCAGG TGCCCGTGTGCCCCCGCTCAGCCTCCGCCAgccccctcagcccctgccACAACCACCGCCTGCAGCACCGCTGCTGGGAGAGGCGGAAGGGCACCGCGGGCAGCCCCGACGTGACGCCGCGCCGCAGGACCGAGCCCTCACCC aagaagaaggagaagaaggagaaggagcgGGAGAACGCCAAGGAGCGCAGCGCCCTGTCCCGCGAGCGCAGCCTCAAGAAGCGGCAGTCGCTGCCGGCGGCGCAGCCCCGGCTCCTGCCCGCAGCAGACGGCAG CCCCGGCCCCAAGAACCGTCCCTCGTCCCCTGCCGCCCCCAAAGCCCGTCCGGCGTCCCCCAGCCCGGCCCTCAGCTCTCCCCACAAGCCGCCCCTGCCCCGCAGCGCCCACTCCTCGCCCAAGGTGCGGGCCAGGGCCCGGGAGGagcggggggagcaggagggccAGGCGAAGGCGCacaagaggaaggaggaggagcggGGCTCGGCCCCCCCGGCCCTCCCCGAGCCCCCCAAGGTGCcggcagagccagcagcag cccccccggcccctgcagcccccggaCCCGTGCCGGCCACCCCCCCAGGCAGACCCCCGGCCGGCACCACGGACCGGGAGGAGGCTGCCCGGCTGCTGGCAGAGAAGCGGCGCCAGGCCCGTGAGCAGCGCGAGCGCGAGGAGCGGGAGCGCCGGGAGCAGGAGGAGCGGGAGAG GCGGCTGCAGGAGGAGCGGGCACAGGAGGCAGCGGAGGAGCAGAGCCGCAGGGAGGCCCTGGCACGCCAGCGGGAGGAGGAACAGCGGCTGCAGGAGGAGCGGGAGGCCCAGGAGAGAGCacgggcagagcaggaggagacggAGCGGCTGCAGAGACAG agggaagaggCCGAGGCAAGGGCGCGTGAAGAGGCTGAGCGGCAGCGCCTGGAGCGCGAGAAGCACTTCCAGCGTGAGGAGCAGGAGCGGCTGGAGAGGAAGAAG CGCCTGGAGGAGATCATGAAGAGGACACGCAAGTCGGACACAGCTGATGCCAAG aaGAAGGAGGGCAAGAAGGTGGTGAATGGGAAAGTGGCCGAGCAGGAGGATGTCCCAG GCCGTGAGAAGCGTGTGGGGCCGATGCCGAAGGAGGAGGAACTCCCCGAGACAGAGACACCATGCATAGGGACTCCGGGGGGGCCGAAGGGCCTGGCAGGCGAGGGGCTGCAGCCAAG CTCCCCGGCCAAGGAGGTGGCGTCCCCGGCGTCCCTGGTGAACGGCGTGCAGCCCGGCAAGCATGAGAACGGCTTCTCGGGCACAGAGGGGtcgcaggagctgctggagctctCCCACCATGGCAGCAGCCCCGGCACCATCATCCCTTTTGGTGACAAGGAGCCCTTCCTCAAGCAGGCTGTGGTCAAGCCCCCCCAGGTGACAG AGGTGCTGTGA